Proteins encoded together in one Musa acuminata AAA Group cultivar baxijiao chromosome BXJ3-6, Cavendish_Baxijiao_AAA, whole genome shotgun sequence window:
- the LOC135640676 gene encoding protein YABBY 2-like isoform X1 yields the protein MSAQVAPEHICYVHCNFCNTILAVSVPGNKLFNMVTVRCGHCANLLSVHMGSVLHTLPLQDLQTYSIAPNGNPMEYGSSSKYGMTSLMYSMKNDRQQALPVRPAPEKRQRVPSAYNRFIKEEIQRIKANNPNISHKEAFSAAAKNWAHFPHIHIGRNLDDNTQLRLEGGSGFARVPKGSEIMMKDINLE from the exons ATGTCGGCCCAGGTTGCTCCGGAGCATATCTGCTACGTCCACTGCAACTTTTGCAACACGATCCTTGCG GTTAGTGTTCCAGGCAACAAACTGTTCAACATGGTAACCGTTCGATGCGGACATTGCGCGAATTTGCTCTCTGTGCATATGGGATCTGTGCTTCACACTCTCCCATTGCAAGATCTTCAG ACCTACAGCATTGCACCTAATGGAAACCCAATGGAGTATGGATCATCCTCAAAGTATGGCATGACTTCACTGATGTACTCGATGAAGAATGATCGACAACAAGCGCTACCGGTTCGCC CAGCCCCAGAAAAGAGACAACGTGTTCCTTCTGCTTACAACAGGTTTATCAA GGAGGAGATTCAAAGGATCAAGGCAAATAATCCTAACATTAGCCACAAGGAAGCATTCAGTGCAGCAGCAAAGAAT TGGGCACACTTTCCTCATATTCATATCGGGCGAAACCTTGATGATAATACGCAACTAAGGCTTGAGGGAGGCAGTGGCTTCGCTAGGGTGCCTAAAGGCTCGGAAATTATGATGAAAGATATAAATCTTGAGTAA
- the LOC135640676 gene encoding protein YABBY 2-like isoform X2, whose product MSAQVAPEHICYVHCNFCNTILAVSVPGNKLFNMVTVRCGHCANLLSVHMGSVLHTLPLQDLQTYSIAPNGNPMEYGSSSKYGMTSLMYSMKNDRQQALPVRPPEKRQRVPSAYNRFIKEEIQRIKANNPNISHKEAFSAAAKNWAHFPHIHIGRNLDDNTQLRLEGGSGFARVPKGSEIMMKDINLE is encoded by the exons ATGTCGGCCCAGGTTGCTCCGGAGCATATCTGCTACGTCCACTGCAACTTTTGCAACACGATCCTTGCG GTTAGTGTTCCAGGCAACAAACTGTTCAACATGGTAACCGTTCGATGCGGACATTGCGCGAATTTGCTCTCTGTGCATATGGGATCTGTGCTTCACACTCTCCCATTGCAAGATCTTCAG ACCTACAGCATTGCACCTAATGGAAACCCAATGGAGTATGGATCATCCTCAAAGTATGGCATGACTTCACTGATGTACTCGATGAAGAATGATCGACAACAAGCGCTACCGGTTCGCC CCCCAGAAAAGAGACAACGTGTTCCTTCTGCTTACAACAGGTTTATCAA GGAGGAGATTCAAAGGATCAAGGCAAATAATCCTAACATTAGCCACAAGGAAGCATTCAGTGCAGCAGCAAAGAAT TGGGCACACTTTCCTCATATTCATATCGGGCGAAACCTTGATGATAATACGCAACTAAGGCTTGAGGGAGGCAGTGGCTTCGCTAGGGTGCCTAAAGGCTCGGAAATTATGATGAAAGATATAAATCTTGAGTAA
- the LOC135641547 gene encoding uncharacterized protein LOC135641547, with the protein MVLWRPWQPLLTRKFQVKLVVRRIEGLSVDGAAAVAAEVTWKGAKAALSSLRRTVRRNRTRNEAVGEGGVVDWNEEFEAACTLTAHRENAFHPWEIAFRVLNGLNQGPKNKESVLGTALLNLAEFVVPAAEDKIEINLPLILSGVASNHHRPSIHVALSLLELRSSQNSSATMPQPILPALEPPSSGYFLPSGKDEPSALKAGLRKVKILTDLMSTLKSKRTSQDDDSSEGRFSARSDNAENAYPFDTDSLDDNIDEEDVEDSNEDSNVRKSFSYGTLASANYVGASFYSGMRNDNLIYYSHRRSDVGCSHLEDAMSTDAQQSMPHSLKRKILPWKKRKLSFRSPKLKGEPLLKKAYAEEGGDDIDYDRRMLSSSDESLFAGRYKEDDDSARNCSSSVSEFGDDNFEIGKWESKELLSRDGHMKLATEVFFASIDQRSERAAGESACTALVAVLADWFQKNHHMMPIKSQFDSLIREGSLEWRNLCENQTFREHFPDKHFDLETVLQAKIRPLCVVPRKSFIGFFHPEDIGGNSDFEFLHGAMSFDSVWDEISQARSDRSSIESPQIYIVSWNDHFFVLMVEPDAYYIIDTLGERLYEGCHQAYILKFDESTSIHKIPAEGETASSEATMSTTGEKEKETDPTEGNLLCRGKESCMEYIKNFLAAIPIRELQGDIRKGRMSSTPLHHRLQIEFHYTESSTDANFAAVWPATEAISDYSWPAEPAVDFNLSTAVVVV; encoded by the exons ATGGTCCTTTGGAGGCCGTGGCAGCCGCTGTTGACTAGGAAGTTCCAGGTGAAGCTGGTGGTGCGGAGGATCGAAGGGCTGAGCGTCGAtggggcggcggcggtggcggcggaggTAACGTGGAAAGGGGCGAAGGCGGCGCTGAGTTCGCTGAGGAGGACGGTGAGGCGGAACCGGACGAGGAATGAGGCGGTGGGGGAAGGCGGGGTAGTGGATTGGAACGAGGAGTTCGAGGCGGCGTGCACGCTGACGGCGCACCGGGAGAATGCTTTCCATCCTTGGGAGATCGCGTTTCGCGTGCTCAAT GGCTTGAACCAAGGACCCAAGAACAAGGAATCTGTTCTAGGAACGGCTTTGCTGAACCTAGCAGAGTTTGTTGTACCTGCAGCTGAAGATAAAATCGAAATAAACCTTCCGTTGATACTTTCGGGAGTTGCTTCTAATCATCATCGTCCATCAATTCAT GTGGCTCTCAGTTTATTGGAGTTGAGATCTTCACAAAACTCATCAGCCACAATGCCACAGCCTATACTGCCTGCTTTGGAGCCCCCTTCCTCTGGGTATTTTCTTCCTTCTGGGAAAGATGAACCTTCTGCTCTCAAAGCAGGATTGCGAAAGGTGAAAATTTTAACAGATCTTATGTCAACTCTCAAGTCTAAAAGAACATCCCAAGATGATGATTCTAGTGAGGGGAGGTTCTCTGCTAGGAGTGATAATGCCGAAAATGCATACCCGTTCGACACAGACTCTCTTGATGACAACATTGATGAAGAAGATGTCGAGGACAGCAACGAGGATAGTAATGTCAGGAAGTCATTCAGTTATGGTACTCTAGCATCTGCTAACTATGTTGGGGCCTCATTTTACTCGGGCATGAggaatgataatttgatttacTACAGTCACCGAAGATCTGATGTAGGTTGTTCTCATTTAGAGGATGCAATGTCAACTGATGCTCAGCAGTCTATGCCGCATTCTTTAAAAAGGAAAATTCTTCCTTGGAAAAAAAGGAAGTTAAGTTTTAGATCTCCTAAGCTTAAAGGGGAGCCTTTGCTCAAGAAAGCATATGCAGAAGAGGGAGGGGATGACATCGACTACGATCGTAGGATGCTGAGCTCCTCCGATGAATCTCTGTTTGCAGGG AGATACAAGGAAGATGATGATAGTGCTCGGAACTGCTCATCATCAGTGTCTGAATTTGGTGATGATAACTTTGAGATAGGCAAGTGGGAGTCGAAGGAGCTTCTGAGCCGTGATGGGCATATGAAGCTTGCCACCGAGGTATTCTTTGCATCCATCGACCAGAGGAGTGAGCGAGCTGCCGGCGAGAGTGCTTGCACGGCCTTAGTCGCTGTCCTTGCTGATTGGTTTCAGAAGAACCACCATATGATGCCCATCAAGTCCCAGTTTGATAGCCTCATCCGAGAAGGATCTCTTGAATGGAGAAACCTCTGTGAGAACCAAACATTCCGGGAACATTTTCCCGACAAGCATTTTGACCTCGAAACAGTCCTTCAAGCAAAGATTCGCCCACTCTGTGTTGTTCCAAGGAAGTCATTCATTGGATTCTTTCATCCTGAGGATATTGGTGGCAACAGTGACTTTGAATTCCTGCATGGTGCCATGTCGTTTGACAGCGTTTGGGATGAGATCAGCCAAGCTCGGTCAGACCGCTCGAGCATTGAAAGCCCTCAGATCTATATAGTAAGCTGGAACGATCATTTCTTCGTCCTCATGGTCGAACCAGATGCCTACTATATAATCGACACACTCGGCGAGAGGCTGTACGAAGGATGCCACCAAGCTTACATCCTGAAGTTTGATGAGAGCACAAGCATTCATAAAATTCCTGCAGAGGGTGAGACTGCCAGCAGTGAGGCCACGATGAGTACGACAGGAGAGAAGGAAAAGGAAACGGATCCCACAGAGGGGAATCTTCTGTGCCGGGGGAAGGAGTCATGCATGGAGTACATCAAGAACTTCTTGGCCGCAATACCAATCAGAGAACTGCAGGGCGATATCAGGAAAGGGCGAATGTCTTCGACTCCTCTGCATCACCGACTCCAGATCGAATTCCATTACACCGAGTCATCAACTGATGCTAACTTTGCTGCAGTGTGGCCAGCAACGGAGGCCATTTCTGATTACTCCTGGCCGGCGGAGCCAGCAGTAGATTTTAACCTGTCAACGGCGGTAGTGGTCGTGTAA
- the LOC135641548 gene encoding uncharacterized protein LOC135641548 isoform X1 produces MYGSAPKENVHQSTHYRTEDYDEYEEAYDEYEEEASERDGEDEQEAPKPTKEEQEFLSVREQLKDRIRKKLKKQNARALGHSSQTQDKRRTTTNATFGSFFGPSQPVIASRVIEESRSIRETRHVMTNMSSSVAFLQKKRDATASASTLLTQQHHKKPAVVNETKNKAQTLKDMRDYSFLLSDDTDFPTAKEQPATRSVSAPKSDGRYAQTSLKSQLPMNQPAKLVSVANGLRNPDSRKQNIQSNTGFAKEAPLNRPLPASTDSQKVLSGAVGNGSSKPMGTNPSQRIVGNGSSKPMGTNPSQRVVGNGSSKPMGTNPSQRVVGNGSSKPMGTNSSQRVVGNGSSKPMVTNPSQRFVGNGSSKPMVTNPSQRVVGNGSSRPVVTNPSQRVVGNGSSRPVVTNPSQRVVGNGSSRPVVTNPSQRVVGNGSSRPMVTNPSQRVLGNGSSKPMGNSSSQRKVPIQAAGANKPLSKVVNDPYLKKDISAAKPHSSALKHYPEKKRLTQGLDQVKTTVKQSMPPSKSQPIKQSFSHGNLDNRLKRRPSGRNLSDEEDVDYRSLIRGMFRYNPNKYAGMDEDDSDMEVGFDVIQKEERISSKIARKEDEEQLRLIEEEEERERQMRRRMKKKPKH; encoded by the exons ATGTACGGATCGGCGCCCAAGGAGAACGTACACCAG AGTACTCATTATAGAACTGAAGATTATGATGAGTATGAAGAGGCATATGATGAGTACGAAGAGGAAGCATCTGAACGTGATGGAGAAGATGAACAGGAAGCTCCAAAACCTACCAAGGAGGAACAAGAATTTCTCAGTGTGAGGGAACAACTAAAGGACAGAATTAGAAAAAAACTGAAGAAACAAAATGCCAGGGCTCTAGGTCATTCATCTCAAACACAGGACAAGAGAAGAACAACCACAAATGCTAC ATTTGGCTCCTTTTTCGGCCCTTCACAGCCTGTTATTGCTTCAAGAGTTATTGAAGAAAGCCGATCTATTCGAGAAACAAGACATGTTATGACAAACATGTCAAGTTCTGTAGCT TTTCTGCAGAAGAAAAGGGATGCCACAGCCTCAGCAAGTACTCTATTGACTCAACAGCATCACAAAAAGCCAGCTGTTGTAAATGAG ACAAAGAATAAAGCACAAACACTAAAAGACATGCGGGATTATTCTTTTCTACTGTCTGATGATACTGATTTTCCTACTGCAAAAGAGCAGCCTGCAACCAGGAGTGTTTCTGCACCGAAGTCTG ATGGCCGGTATGCTCAGACATCGCTGAAGAGCCAATTGCCAATGAACCAGCCTGCTAAATTGGTCTCTGTTGCCAATGGATTGAGGAACCCAGATTCAAGAAAACAGAATATTCAGAGCAATACTGGGTTTGCAAAGGAAGCTCCACTCAACCGACCACTGCCAGCTTCAACTGATTCTCAGAAAGTCTTGAGTGGTGCTGTTGGAAATGGTTCCAGCAAGCCCATGGGGACCAATCCCTCTCAGCGTATTGTCGGAAATGGTTCCAGCAAGCCTATGGGGACCAATCCCTCTCAGCGTGTTGTCGGAAATGGTTCCAGCAAGCCTATGGGGACCAATCCCTCTCAGCGTGTTGTTGGAAATGGTTCCAGCAAGCCTATGGGGACCAATTCCTCTCAGCGTGTTGTCGGAAATGGTTCCAGCAAGCCTATGGTGACTAATCCCTCTCAGCGTTTTGTCGGAAATGGTTCCAGCAAGCCTATGGTGACTAATCCCTCTCAGCGTGTTGTCGGAAATGGTTCTAGTAGGCCTGTGGTGACTAATCCCTCTCAGCGTGTTGTCGGAAACGGTTCTAGTAGGCCTGTGGTAACTAATCCCTCTCAGCGTGTTGTCGGAAATGGTTCTAGTAGGCCTGTGGTGACTAATCCCTCTCAGCGTGTTGTCGGAAATGGTTCCAGTAGGCCTATGGTGACTAATCCCTCTCAGCGTGTTCTCGGAAATGGGTCCAGCAAGCCTATGGGGAATAGTTCTTCACAGCGGAAGGTCCCTATTCAGGCAGCAGGTGCAAATAAGCCACTCAGCAAGGTTGTAAATGATCCTTATTTGAAGAAGGATATTTCAGCTGCAAAGCCACATTCTTCTGCTCTGAAGCATTACCCAGAAAAGAAAAGATTAACTCAAGGACTAGATCAAGTGAAAACAACAGTGAAACAGTCGATGCCTCCCTCAAAATCTCAG CCTATTAAGCAAAGCTTTTCACATGGCAACCTTGACAATCGATTAAAGAGAAGACCTTCTGGAAGGAATTTGAGTGATGAGGAAGATGTTGATTATCGCAGTCTCATTAGGGGAATGTTCAG GTACAATCCTAATAAGTATGCAGGGATGGATGAGGACGACAGTGACATGGAAGTTGGTTTTGATGTAATACAGAAAGAAGAGCGAATTAG TTCCAAGATTGCCAGGAAGGAGGACGAAGAGCAGCTTCGCCTgatcgaggaagaagaggagcgcGAGAGACAGATGAGGAGACGAATGAAGAAGAAACCAAAACATTAG
- the LOC135641548 gene encoding uncharacterized protein LOC135641548 isoform X2, translating to MYGSAPKENVHQSTHYRTEDYDEYEEAYDEYEEEASERDGEDEQEAPKPTKEEQEFLSVREQLKDRIRKKLKKQNARALGHSSQTQDKRRTTTNATFGSFFGPSQPVIASRVIEESRSIRETRHVMTNMSSSVAKKRDATASASTLLTQQHHKKPAVVNETKNKAQTLKDMRDYSFLLSDDTDFPTAKEQPATRSVSAPKSDGRYAQTSLKSQLPMNQPAKLVSVANGLRNPDSRKQNIQSNTGFAKEAPLNRPLPASTDSQKVLSGAVGNGSSKPMGTNPSQRIVGNGSSKPMGTNPSQRVVGNGSSKPMGTNPSQRVVGNGSSKPMGTNSSQRVVGNGSSKPMVTNPSQRFVGNGSSKPMVTNPSQRVVGNGSSRPVVTNPSQRVVGNGSSRPVVTNPSQRVVGNGSSRPVVTNPSQRVVGNGSSRPMVTNPSQRVLGNGSSKPMGNSSSQRKVPIQAAGANKPLSKVVNDPYLKKDISAAKPHSSALKHYPEKKRLTQGLDQVKTTVKQSMPPSKSQPIKQSFSHGNLDNRLKRRPSGRNLSDEEDVDYRSLIRGMFRYNPNKYAGMDEDDSDMEVGFDVIQKEERISSKIARKEDEEQLRLIEEEEERERQMRRRMKKKPKH from the exons ATGTACGGATCGGCGCCCAAGGAGAACGTACACCAG AGTACTCATTATAGAACTGAAGATTATGATGAGTATGAAGAGGCATATGATGAGTACGAAGAGGAAGCATCTGAACGTGATGGAGAAGATGAACAGGAAGCTCCAAAACCTACCAAGGAGGAACAAGAATTTCTCAGTGTGAGGGAACAACTAAAGGACAGAATTAGAAAAAAACTGAAGAAACAAAATGCCAGGGCTCTAGGTCATTCATCTCAAACACAGGACAAGAGAAGAACAACCACAAATGCTAC ATTTGGCTCCTTTTTCGGCCCTTCACAGCCTGTTATTGCTTCAAGAGTTATTGAAGAAAGCCGATCTATTCGAGAAACAAGACATGTTATGACAAACATGTCAAGTTCTGTAGCT AAGAAAAGGGATGCCACAGCCTCAGCAAGTACTCTATTGACTCAACAGCATCACAAAAAGCCAGCTGTTGTAAATGAG ACAAAGAATAAAGCACAAACACTAAAAGACATGCGGGATTATTCTTTTCTACTGTCTGATGATACTGATTTTCCTACTGCAAAAGAGCAGCCTGCAACCAGGAGTGTTTCTGCACCGAAGTCTG ATGGCCGGTATGCTCAGACATCGCTGAAGAGCCAATTGCCAATGAACCAGCCTGCTAAATTGGTCTCTGTTGCCAATGGATTGAGGAACCCAGATTCAAGAAAACAGAATATTCAGAGCAATACTGGGTTTGCAAAGGAAGCTCCACTCAACCGACCACTGCCAGCTTCAACTGATTCTCAGAAAGTCTTGAGTGGTGCTGTTGGAAATGGTTCCAGCAAGCCCATGGGGACCAATCCCTCTCAGCGTATTGTCGGAAATGGTTCCAGCAAGCCTATGGGGACCAATCCCTCTCAGCGTGTTGTCGGAAATGGTTCCAGCAAGCCTATGGGGACCAATCCCTCTCAGCGTGTTGTTGGAAATGGTTCCAGCAAGCCTATGGGGACCAATTCCTCTCAGCGTGTTGTCGGAAATGGTTCCAGCAAGCCTATGGTGACTAATCCCTCTCAGCGTTTTGTCGGAAATGGTTCCAGCAAGCCTATGGTGACTAATCCCTCTCAGCGTGTTGTCGGAAATGGTTCTAGTAGGCCTGTGGTGACTAATCCCTCTCAGCGTGTTGTCGGAAACGGTTCTAGTAGGCCTGTGGTAACTAATCCCTCTCAGCGTGTTGTCGGAAATGGTTCTAGTAGGCCTGTGGTGACTAATCCCTCTCAGCGTGTTGTCGGAAATGGTTCCAGTAGGCCTATGGTGACTAATCCCTCTCAGCGTGTTCTCGGAAATGGGTCCAGCAAGCCTATGGGGAATAGTTCTTCACAGCGGAAGGTCCCTATTCAGGCAGCAGGTGCAAATAAGCCACTCAGCAAGGTTGTAAATGATCCTTATTTGAAGAAGGATATTTCAGCTGCAAAGCCACATTCTTCTGCTCTGAAGCATTACCCAGAAAAGAAAAGATTAACTCAAGGACTAGATCAAGTGAAAACAACAGTGAAACAGTCGATGCCTCCCTCAAAATCTCAG CCTATTAAGCAAAGCTTTTCACATGGCAACCTTGACAATCGATTAAAGAGAAGACCTTCTGGAAGGAATTTGAGTGATGAGGAAGATGTTGATTATCGCAGTCTCATTAGGGGAATGTTCAG GTACAATCCTAATAAGTATGCAGGGATGGATGAGGACGACAGTGACATGGAAGTTGGTTTTGATGTAATACAGAAAGAAGAGCGAATTAG TTCCAAGATTGCCAGGAAGGAGGACGAAGAGCAGCTTCGCCTgatcgaggaagaagaggagcgcGAGAGACAGATGAGGAGACGAATGAAGAAGAAACCAAAACATTAG